The following coding sequences are from one uncultured Desulfobacter sp. window:
- a CDS encoding metal-dependent hydrolase translates to MASIGSSIAATMLFAAGIASPQEVLLYFTLGVVGGLLPDIDSDSSLTVRLLFTFIATLISFLVMFKQRADNTVMELLIIWGASFIFIKIFIFSLFTKLTVHRGIIHSIPAAVAFGCLAAIGLNRVFHFDDFVSWMAGGFVFGGAILHLILDELCGLNFLTLKTKKSAGTAFKFGSIKHLKETVAIYMLIAVLFVAMPSHTRFFTVLFAPQTYAHLEFFPSGKWFNRLCTELEKTDIIK, encoded by the coding sequence GTGGCGAGCATCGGAAGCAGCATTGCGGCGACAATGCTGTTTGCAGCAGGGATTGCCTCCCCCCAGGAAGTTCTGCTTTACTTTACGTTGGGCGTTGTGGGCGGCCTGCTGCCGGACATTGATTCAGACAGTTCTCTCACAGTTCGCTTGCTGTTTACATTCATTGCGACATTGATATCGTTTTTGGTCATGTTCAAGCAGCGGGCGGACAATACGGTGATGGAACTTCTTATCATATGGGGGGCAAGCTTCATTTTCATCAAAATTTTTATTTTTTCTTTGTTTACGAAACTGACCGTGCACCGGGGCATTATCCACTCCATACCCGCGGCCGTGGCATTTGGATGCCTTGCGGCCATCGGCCTGAACCGGGTGTTTCATTTCGATGATTTTGTGTCCTGGATGGCAGGCGGCTTTGTTTTCGGCGGTGCGATTTTGCACCTCATCCTTGATGAACTGTGCGGCCTTAACTTTTTAACCCTGAAAACAAAAAAATCAGCCGGTACGGCATTTAAATTCGGCAGCATTAAACACCTCAAGGAAACCGTCGCCATCTATATGCTCATTGCCGTTTTGTTTGTGGCCATGCCCAGTCACACCCGGTTCTTTACCGTACTTTTTGCCCCCCAAACCTACGCGCATCTTGAATTTTTCCCCAGTGGAAAATGGTTCAACCGGCTGTGTACCGAGCTTGAGAAAACTGATATCATAAAATAA
- a CDS encoding alpha/beta fold hydrolase: MDNLLDHALIEQRYFFPRKGFFADPFWVDVDGARLACSYHEINPEAKTLVHFHGNGEIVDDWQGDFVNLIHQMGCNCFLAELRGYGQSSGRAQLGKMISDVRPTIESLKRNPMDLIFFGRSVGSIFALEAAACFPDAAGLVLESAVADVLERLLLRVHPEEMNVDLPALKAVVDQQLDHQQKIAPFKGDVLVMHTVHDGLIDVSHGQRLYDWATAGKNIRLFERGDHNSIMMLNAREYFSCLDAFIRGLD; encoded by the coding sequence ATGGATAATTTACTTGATCATGCGTTAATTGAGCAGCGCTATTTTTTTCCCCGAAAAGGCTTTTTTGCCGATCCGTTCTGGGTGGATGTTGATGGTGCCAGGCTAGCCTGCAGTTACCATGAAATTAATCCGGAAGCGAAAACACTAGTACATTTCCACGGTAACGGCGAGATCGTTGATGATTGGCAGGGTGACTTTGTAAACTTGATTCATCAGATGGGCTGTAATTGTTTTCTGGCGGAACTGCGCGGGTATGGGCAATCCAGCGGCCGGGCGCAATTGGGTAAGATGATCAGCGATGTCCGGCCAACCATCGAATCATTAAAACGCAATCCTATGGATTTGATTTTTTTCGGTCGCAGTGTGGGGTCCATATTTGCACTGGAGGCTGCCGCCTGTTTTCCCGATGCGGCCGGATTGGTTCTTGAAAGTGCTGTGGCTGATGTGCTTGAACGTTTGCTGCTGCGTGTTCACCCCGAAGAGATGAATGTTGATTTGCCTGCGCTGAAGGCGGTCGTGGATCAACAGCTGGATCATCAGCAGAAAATAGCCCCATTTAAAGGCGATGTGCTGGTGATGCACACCGTTCATGACGGCTTGATTGATGTGAGTCACGGTCAGCGGCTCTATGACTGGGCAACAGCGGGAAAAAACATTCGACTGTTTGAGCGGGGTGATCACAACAGTATTATGATGCTCAACGCCAGGGAATATTTTTCGTGTCTCGACGCGTTTATTCGTGGTTTAGACTGA
- a CDS encoding NifB/NifX family molybdenum-iron cluster-binding protein gives MKIAITSTGTDLDAQVDPRFGRAAYIIVVDTETLDFEVIDNSENKNAFKGAGITAASSICDKGAEVLITGFCGPNAFKTLDSAGVKVANDATGTVRSTVEDYKAGKFTFAEDANTEGHW, from the coding sequence ATGAAAATAGCCATTACATCTACAGGCACGGACCTTGATGCCCAGGTAGACCCCAGATTCGGCAGAGCCGCTTACATCATCGTGGTAGACACCGAGACCCTGGATTTTGAGGTCATTGACAACTCTGAAAACAAAAATGCATTTAAGGGTGCCGGTATTACAGCGGCCTCGTCGATCTGTGACAAAGGAGCCGAGGTATTGATCACCGGATTTTGCGGTCCCAATGCATTCAAGACCCTTGACAGTGCGGGCGTGAAAGTGGCAAACGATGCCACCGGCACCGTCAGAAGCACGGTTGAAGATTACAAAGCCGGTAAATTCACATTTGCCGAGGATGCCAATACCGAAGGACACTGGTAA
- a CDS encoding class I SAM-dependent methyltransferase: METSEKYQAQAQMLANRVKKRFKHLYKRFTKQNLEVFRLYDWDIPEIRAVVDWYAGHLVVGEYARKQSTPDWLPLMGKAVAQALDVPEKNLHLKIRKAGIKDGARYQRINTKNEKIPMQERDLQFLINPSDYVDTGLFSDHRNTREMVRQMARGKDFLNLYCYTGAFTCYAAKGGAASTLSVDRSETAITWVKENLALNALSAPCHTQVQMDTFNFLKKAVHLKHRYDLAVVDPPSYSTTRMDNKHFDIAKDYPFLLNQVFRLMRPGSTVFFSTNHQNFSLDENKLDAHDIKEITGETIPEDYASKKKQIHRCWRIVLDGGTPVRT, translated from the coding sequence ATGGAAACCAGTGAAAAATACCAAGCCCAGGCCCAAATGCTGGCCAACCGGGTGAAAAAAAGATTCAAGCATTTATATAAACGGTTCACCAAGCAAAACCTGGAAGTGTTCCGGCTCTATGACTGGGACATCCCCGAAATCAGGGCCGTGGTGGACTGGTATGCCGGACATCTTGTGGTCGGCGAATATGCCAGAAAGCAATCCACCCCGGACTGGCTGCCCCTGATGGGGAAAGCGGTGGCCCAGGCCCTTGATGTTCCCGAAAAAAACCTGCACCTTAAAATCCGCAAAGCAGGCATCAAGGACGGGGCGCGGTACCAAAGAATTAATACAAAAAATGAAAAAATTCCCATGCAGGAACGGGATCTTCAGTTTTTGATCAACCCCAGCGACTATGTGGATACGGGGCTTTTTTCCGACCACAGGAACACACGGGAGATGGTCAGGCAGATGGCCCGGGGCAAGGATTTTTTAAACCTCTATTGCTACACCGGGGCATTCACATGCTATGCGGCCAAGGGCGGGGCGGCCTCCACCCTGTCCGTGGACCGGTCCGAAACCGCCATCACCTGGGTCAAAGAGAATCTGGCCCTGAACGCGCTTTCGGCGCCCTGTCACACCCAGGTTCAGATGGATACCTTTAATTTTTTAAAAAAAGCGGTTCACCTCAAACACAGATACGACCTGGCCGTGGTGGACCCGCCCTCCTATTCCACAACGCGCATGGACAACAAACACTTCGATATTGCCAAGGACTATCCGTTTTTGCTCAACCAGGTCTTCAGGCTCATGCGTCCGGGAAGCACGGTGTTTTTTTCCACCAACCACCAGAATTTCTCCCTGGATGAAAACAAGCTGGACGCCCATGATATTAAAGAGATTACCGGGGAGACAATCCCCGAAGATTATGCCTCCAAGAAGAAACAGATTCACCGGTGCTGGCGAATCGTTCTGGACGGTGGAACTCCTGTTCGGACTTGA
- a CDS encoding zinc ribbon domain-containing protein has translation MPLYDFHCPECNRIVELLITSRDDQAVCPECGSTRLEKLMAAHSSLSGKSGGAMPGPNDTACCGSRPGEKSGCAGPGSCCGRTF, from the coding sequence ATGCCTTTATATGACTTTCATTGCCCGGAATGTAACCGGATTGTTGAACTGCTCATAACCAGCCGGGATGACCAGGCGGTCTGCCCGGAGTGTGGTTCAACCCGTCTTGAAAAACTTATGGCCGCCCATTCAAGCCTTTCGGGCAAATCCGGTGGTGCCATGCCCGGCCCCAATGACACAGCCTGCTGTGGTTCCAGGCCCGGAGAAAAGAGCGGATGCGCCGGCCCCGGCTCCTGCTGCGGCAGGACCTTCTAA
- a CDS encoding RNA methyltransferase, whose product MQHHSAFEKRIKRRISARPHVFFAVCPPGLGGVCEQEISRVSQNAVKIFSDQYRISDVQVLPGGIEFKSRLKTACLANILMGSATRILMRLASFKAESFRRLGTQINAIDWELYLPRQTLPEIKVTTHKSRLYHSAAIADRIKPILHDRLFSKDAFPYRKYTGAAGSTSQTLMVRAENDRFELSLDMSGTPLYKRGIKEKVVKAPLRETLAFAMLTRLDLSANDTLVDPMCGSGTFSLEGAMMQRQLPPGIFRSFAFEAWPGFEEKSMAHAHDKLMSAANSVIDDHPLPPILARDLDATAIEHLKQTCARHKAFQRIRPVCDDFFNMIPPAITDNQGVVVLNPPYGIRLDKTQDITALYKEIGHKLSADFKGFRAAIICPGKQEFQALNLGLSSMPIFHGGLDLYTAVGIIE is encoded by the coding sequence GTGCAACACCATTCAGCCTTTGAAAAGCGAATAAAACGCCGTATTTCCGCAAGGCCCCACGTTTTTTTTGCCGTATGCCCGCCGGGTCTCGGCGGCGTCTGTGAACAAGAGATATCCAGGGTATCCCAAAATGCGGTTAAAATATTCTCAGATCAATACAGAATCAGTGATGTTCAGGTGCTCCCCGGGGGAATTGAATTTAAAAGCCGCCTGAAAACCGCCTGCCTGGCCAACATCCTAATGGGATCGGCCACCCGGATTCTCATGCGACTTGCATCATTCAAGGCAGAGAGCTTCAGGCGGCTTGGGACACAAATTAACGCCATTGACTGGGAATTGTACCTGCCCCGCCAAACCCTGCCCGAGATCAAGGTCACGACCCACAAATCGCGCCTGTATCACTCCGCAGCCATTGCAGATCGAATCAAGCCCATCCTGCATGACCGGTTGTTTTCAAAGGATGCGTTTCCGTACCGAAAATATACCGGGGCGGCTGGAAGCACATCCCAGACCCTAATGGTCCGCGCCGAGAATGACAGATTTGAGCTCTCCCTGGATATGTCCGGCACACCGCTGTACAAAAGGGGCATCAAAGAAAAAGTGGTGAAAGCCCCGCTGCGGGAAACCCTGGCCTTTGCCATGCTTACCCGCTTAGACCTGTCGGCAAACGACACACTTGTGGACCCCATGTGCGGCTCGGGCACCTTCAGCCTGGAAGGCGCCATGATGCAGCGCCAACTGCCCCCGGGGATATTCAGATCCTTTGCCTTTGAAGCCTGGCCGGGATTTGAGGAAAAAAGTATGGCCCATGCCCATGACAAATTGATGTCGGCCGCCAACAGCGTCATAGACGACCACCCCCTGCCCCCTATTTTGGCCCGGGATCTGGACGCAACCGCCATTGAGCACCTGAAACAGACCTGTGCCCGGCACAAGGCATTCCAGCGCATCCGTCCTGTGTGCGACGATTTTTTTAATATGATACCCCCGGCCATTACAGACAACCAGGGCGTGGTGGTTCTGAATCCACCCTACGGCATCCGCCTGGATAAAACCCAGGACATCACAGCCCTTTACAAGGAGATCGGACACAAGCTGTCTGCTGATTTTAAAGGCTTTCGGGCTGCCATCATCTGCCCTGGCAAACAAGAGTTCCAAGCCCTGAACCTGGGACTGTCATCCATGCCTATTTTTCATGGCGGCCTTGATCTTTATACGGCTGTGGGCATAATCGAATAG
- the ald gene encoding alanine dehydrogenase, which produces MILGIPREIKSEENRVCMTPAGVEVMVKNGHQVLVEKNAGAGSGFTDDAYTRSGAQIVDTSQHIYAKADMVMHVKEPLPPEYDLIREGQIIFTYLHLAADEPQTRALIKSKAVCIAYETIQKDDGTLPLLTPMSEVAGRMAIQEGAKFLEMPQGGHGVLLGGVPGVEPATVVVIGGGVVGVNAAKMACGLGAKVFLLDMNLNRLRYLSDVMPANCFTLMSSPATIRKLVKTADVVIGAVLVPGAKAPKLVTRDMLKTMKNGSVLVDVAIDQGGCFETSKATTHGDPTFVIDGVVHYCVANMPGAVAKTSTLALTNATLPYALQIADQGWKQAMQTNPEIKRGANIINGQVTYKAVAEAFGLVYTPVDKLLN; this is translated from the coding sequence ATGATCCTAGGAATACCCAGGGAGATCAAGTCAGAGGAGAACCGTGTGTGCATGACCCCGGCGGGGGTCGAGGTAATGGTAAAAAACGGACACCAGGTGCTGGTGGAAAAAAACGCCGGGGCAGGCAGCGGATTTACCGACGATGCCTACACCCGGTCCGGGGCCCAAATAGTCGATACGTCCCAACATATTTACGCAAAAGCGGACATGGTTATGCACGTTAAAGAACCTTTGCCCCCGGAATATGACCTAATCCGGGAAGGCCAGATCATTTTCACCTACCTGCACCTGGCCGCTGATGAACCCCAGACCCGGGCGTTGATCAAAAGCAAGGCCGTATGTATTGCCTACGAAACCATCCAGAAGGACGACGGCACCCTGCCGTTGTTGACGCCCATGAGCGAGGTGGCCGGACGTATGGCCATCCAGGAAGGCGCAAAATTTCTGGAGATGCCCCAGGGCGGCCACGGTGTACTTCTGGGCGGCGTGCCCGGTGTGGAACCGGCCACGGTGGTTGTGATCGGCGGCGGCGTGGTCGGGGTCAATGCGGCCAAAATGGCCTGCGGTCTTGGCGCCAAGGTCTTTCTTTTGGATATGAACCTGAATCGCCTGCGTTATCTGAGCGATGTGATGCCTGCCAACTGTTTTACCCTGATGTCCAGCCCGGCAACCATTCGCAAACTGGTCAAAACGGCGGATGTGGTGATCGGGGCCGTTCTGGTTCCCGGGGCCAAGGCGCCGAAACTTGTGACCCGTGACATGCTCAAGACCATGAAAAACGGCTCGGTGCTGGTGGATGTGGCCATTGACCAGGGGGGATGCTTTGAAACCTCCAAGGCCACCACCCATGGAGACCCCACGTTCGTGATCGACGGTGTGGTACACTACTGCGTGGCCAACATGCCCGGCGCGGTGGCCAAAACCTCGACCCTGGCACTGACCAACGCCACATTGCCCTATGCCCTGCAGATAGCCGACCAGGGCTGGAAACAGGCAATGCAGACCAACCCGGAGATCAAACGGGGCGCCAACATTATCAACGGCCAGGTGACCTATAAGGCTGTGGCCGAGGCCTTTGGACTTGTATATACGCCCGTTGACAAATTGCTGAATTAA
- a CDS encoding adenylate/guanylate cyclase domain-containing protein: MSNDKRAETLFEEFKKNFLSIQKKYDDKINELSIIKEMNSTMQQIDFIDQDLIWIRHLECLKKYKGLAGAALYFSPENEIKKDHFFHTTLEKPFNIRAIKNLPFFKALLGEKTNVLIASLKDVEKKLATQDTPRPNLFCDEDYAFYGQSIVSKGKVIAVLMLFGKDNNMFGPSHFLFYNVVCDHLHNNMVFLRLYYNKLDEEKQMIQLSRFFSKNVIGEIFKQGKLKLGGEKKQAAVVFVDLKGFTSVSENMKPEEVVILLNHFFSRMIPLIFKNKGTLDKLLGDGILAVFGTPIEDTDSCLNAVRTALEMFSVLHELNREIKIKRVFKQLEMSVGINYGELVAGFMGSEAHLNYTVVGDTVNVAQRIESLAEPNHILVSDAVWEKIEPHVKTLDNLKGVTRLDDVKLKGKAKRACLFQLEPQYS, translated from the coding sequence ATGAGTAACGATAAGAGAGCCGAAACGCTGTTTGAAGAATTTAAAAAAAATTTTCTTTCCATCCAGAAAAAGTATGATGATAAAATCAATGAGCTCTCCATTATCAAAGAGATGAACAGCACCATGCAGCAAATTGATTTTATCGATCAGGATTTGATATGGATACGGCACCTGGAGTGTTTAAAAAAATATAAGGGTCTCGCAGGGGCTGCGTTATATTTTTCACCGGAAAATGAAATTAAAAAAGACCATTTTTTCCATACGACGTTAGAAAAACCGTTTAATATCAGAGCCATAAAGAATCTCCCTTTTTTCAAGGCGCTTCTCGGGGAAAAAACGAACGTTCTTATCGCAAGCCTCAAAGATGTGGAGAAAAAATTAGCCACCCAAGACACTCCCCGCCCCAACCTGTTTTGCGATGAGGATTACGCCTTTTATGGACAATCCATAGTTTCCAAAGGCAAGGTTATTGCCGTTCTCATGCTTTTTGGAAAGGACAACAACATGTTTGGACCGTCTCACTTCCTTTTTTATAATGTGGTATGTGATCATCTGCATAACAACATGGTTTTTTTACGGCTTTACTACAACAAGCTTGATGAAGAAAAGCAGATGATTCAATTAAGCCGTTTTTTTTCAAAAAACGTCATTGGAGAAATATTTAAGCAGGGGAAGTTGAAACTTGGCGGCGAAAAAAAACAGGCCGCAGTTGTTTTTGTTGATTTAAAGGGGTTTACAAGCGTCTCTGAAAACATGAAACCCGAGGAGGTGGTCATCCTTCTCAACCACTTTTTTTCCCGGATGATCCCCCTGATTTTCAAGAACAAGGGAACGCTGGACAAACTTTTGGGGGATGGTATTCTGGCTGTATTCGGAACCCCTATAGAGGATACGGACAGCTGCCTGAATGCCGTACGCACTGCCCTCGAAATGTTTTCGGTACTCCATGAACTGAACCGCGAAATCAAAATAAAAAGGGTCTTTAAACAGCTGGAGATGAGTGTGGGGATCAATTACGGCGAGCTGGTTGCAGGGTTCATGGGATCGGAAGCGCATTTAAATTATACGGTGGTAGGCGATACGGTGAATGTGGCCCAACGGATTGAATCCCTTGCCGAGCCCAATCATATATTGGTTTCCGATGCGGTGTGGGAAAAAATTGAACCCCATGTAAAGACCCTGGATAATTTAAAGGGGGTGACGCGACTGGACGATGTAAAATTGAAGGGAAAAGCCAAAAGAGCGTGTCTATTCCAATTAGAACCCCAGTATTCATAA
- a CDS encoding ATP-binding protein: MKELVILSGKGGTGKTSLTSAFASLAENMMLCDADVDAADLHLIMDPDVQETHDFAGGYEAEIIPDECTGCGQCMTLCRFDAVKPVQDTGIFHIDGLDCEGCGVCADLCPESAIKFDKKICGQWFASKTRFGDMIHARLGIAEENSGRLVALVREEARKRVLADRIDLLLTDGPPGIGCPVIASMGQASAVLIVTEPTVSGIHDMERVAQLAAHFKMPAMICINKYDLNPDQAKAIETIAEKRNIDFMGKIPFDPAFTKAMVQGKSIMETHGDSPAGTQIKQIWERVMGHPAMKMDRLC; encoded by the coding sequence ATGAAAGAACTTGTTATCCTAAGCGGCAAAGGCGGAACCGGAAAAACCAGTTTAACATCCGCATTTGCAAGCCTTGCCGAAAACATGATGCTGTGTGACGCGGATGTGGATGCAGCCGACCTACACCTGATCATGGATCCGGACGTTCAAGAGACCCACGATTTTGCAGGCGGTTACGAGGCGGAAATTATTCCTGACGAATGTACCGGCTGCGGCCAGTGTATGACCCTTTGCAGATTCGATGCGGTGAAACCGGTTCAAGACACGGGTATATTTCACATTGACGGCCTTGACTGTGAAGGCTGCGGGGTCTGTGCGGATCTGTGTCCTGAATCAGCCATTAAATTTGACAAAAAAATATGCGGCCAGTGGTTTGCCTCGAAAACCCGGTTCGGGGATATGATCCATGCCCGGTTAGGCATTGCCGAAGAGAACTCAGGCCGATTGGTGGCGTTGGTCAGGGAAGAAGCCAGAAAACGGGTACTTGCCGACCGTATCGACCTGTTGCTCACAGATGGCCCTCCGGGTATCGGATGCCCGGTTATTGCCTCCATGGGGCAGGCCAGCGCAGTGCTTATCGTCACCGAGCCCACGGTTTCAGGCATCCATGACATGGAACGTGTGGCCCAGCTGGCGGCCCATTTTAAGATGCCGGCCATGATCTGTATCAATAAATATGACTTAAATCCGGATCAGGCCAAAGCCATTGAAACCATTGCCGAAAAACGCAACATAGACTTTATGGGAAAAATCCCCTTTGACCCGGCATTTACCAAGGCCATGGTCCAGGGCAAATCCATCATGGAGACCCATGGGGACAGCCCGGCTGGGACACAAATCAAGCAGATCTGGGAGCGGGTGATGGGGCACCCGGCCATGAAGATGGATCGATTGTGCTGA
- a CDS encoding NifB/NifX family molybdenum-iron cluster-binding protein, translating to MENGRIAIPSNGEGGLSGTRAGHFGHCDVFTFVDVKDGKIETVSTIANQEHAQGGCMVPVNLLADHRVNALIVGGIGMRPLMGFRQVGIDVYHDDQRAEIEPVVMDLIAGKLEQIRNDQVCGGGAH from the coding sequence ATGGAAAACGGTAGAATTGCAATCCCCTCCAACGGTGAAGGGGGACTTTCCGGTACCCGTGCAGGTCATTTCGGACATTGTGACGTATTCACCTTTGTGGATGTTAAAGACGGAAAAATTGAAACGGTATCCACCATTGCCAACCAGGAACATGCCCAGGGCGGTTGCATGGTGCCCGTAAACCTTCTGGCCGACCACCGGGTCAACGCCCTGATCGTCGGCGGTATCGGCATGCGCCCCCTCATGGGCTTTCGCCAGGTGGGCATTGATGTATATCATGACGACCAGCGTGCGGAAATTGAACCTGTGGTCATGGACCTGATCGCCGGTAAACTTGAGCAGATCAGAAATGATCAGGTTTGTGGCGGCGGTGCGCATTAG
- a CDS encoding HDOD domain-containing protein: MMQTSHRVILKKCNAGGHHVDLPRFLKKEFKLSSEKVAYILGHPPAVLGDFNSAENVEVARKYLFNLDVECDVTTVIKDKRLPFAIDPRQLKWISKEFSKTLRACVETCLYYVTVSASQEDLFLPSLLGKRKDIEDMFRHSDSVFVIDDSTFVLLGFATDREASNVVFDKIVHCMERNLQRNISIDIGFAVIPGDGKSFYELMAVAQQNLFTQKKTLKNGPQKREATASRHNSHGQAPLTDLQELTNCFNKAKGDFYNNLTALSPEVLWSALSRISISDQKKFFLQLPYDSHLTPYLAEKIKNQTAPKDVVTAKKIVRGIVTQMQLAENLKDRHINMEKVMFRLNQVESIFTMPSVAMQAYNVASNPESSLEDIVAKILLAPALTIKILKIVNSPFYGLSNKISSIKDAVVLLGTDEVVNMAFGLSLSESFLNADLKGLIDPKALWHHAMGTALIARYLCRDLPQFKDMGIFTAGLLHDIGKIYLIENFADLYTTILTRTKESAVSTSAVEQEILGMDHGKIAKSIGENWNLPDPLVHAAAFHHQPSAAGEYSLFAAVIGFSDYLSNMADVNENTDPEAMQKIKQQFKVDHMIAMKKLFPKFNAQFIEHALVEVLEILKENAHLLELSD, from the coding sequence ATGATGCAAACGTCTCACAGGGTAATTCTAAAAAAATGCAATGCCGGGGGACATCACGTTGATCTGCCCCGTTTCCTGAAGAAGGAATTTAAACTGTCCTCTGAAAAAGTGGCGTATATTCTTGGGCACCCCCCTGCAGTTTTAGGAGACTTTAACAGCGCTGAAAACGTAGAGGTTGCCCGCAAATACCTTTTCAATCTGGATGTAGAGTGTGACGTCACCACGGTGATCAAGGACAAAAGGCTTCCCTTTGCCATCGATCCCCGGCAGTTGAAATGGATCTCCAAAGAGTTCAGCAAAACCCTTCGCGCCTGCGTGGAGACATGCCTCTATTATGTAACAGTGTCAGCAAGTCAAGAGGATCTCTTCCTGCCATCCCTTCTGGGCAAGCGAAAAGATATCGAAGATATGTTCCGCCATAGTGACAGTGTGTTTGTGATTGATGACAGCACCTTTGTCCTTCTGGGATTTGCCACGGACCGGGAGGCGAGCAACGTGGTGTTCGATAAAATTGTCCATTGTATGGAAAGGAATCTCCAACGAAACATTTCGATCGATATCGGATTTGCAGTGATACCCGGCGATGGGAAATCTTTTTATGAATTGATGGCGGTTGCCCAACAAAATCTGTTCACCCAGAAAAAAACGTTGAAGAACGGCCCCCAAAAAAGAGAGGCGACGGCATCCCGGCACAATTCCCATGGCCAAGCCCCCCTTACTGACCTCCAAGAGCTCACCAATTGTTTTAACAAGGCGAAGGGAGATTTTTACAATAATCTTACGGCGTTATCCCCGGAAGTCTTATGGAGTGCCCTGAGTAGAATCTCCATATCCGATCAAAAAAAATTTTTCCTCCAACTCCCCTACGATTCCCACCTGACACCGTATCTTGCGGAAAAAATAAAAAATCAAACCGCCCCAAAAGATGTCGTAACCGCAAAAAAAATAGTTCGCGGAATTGTCACACAGATGCAGCTTGCTGAAAATCTTAAAGACAGACACATAAACATGGAAAAAGTCATGTTTCGTCTGAACCAGGTGGAGTCCATTTTTACCATGCCGTCTGTGGCCATGCAGGCATATAATGTCGCGTCCAACCCGGAATCCAGCTTGGAAGACATTGTGGCAAAAATCCTGCTGGCGCCCGCCCTGACCATAAAAATATTAAAAATCGTTAATTCACCCTTTTACGGATTGAGCAATAAAATCAGTTCCATCAAGGACGCAGTGGTCCTGTTGGGGACCGATGAAGTGGTCAACATGGCTTTTGGCCTTTCATTATCAGAATCGTTTTTGAATGCGGATCTCAAAGGATTGATCGACCCCAAAGCCCTGTGGCATCACGCCATGGGCACCGCTTTGATCGCACGATATCTTTGCCGGGATCTGCCCCAATTCAAAGATATGGGCATTTTTACGGCCGGCCTCCTCCATGATATCGGCAAAATATATCTGATCGAAAATTTTGCGGATTTATATACGACAATTCTGACGCGAACAAAGGAGAGCGCCGTTTCCACCAGTGCCGTCGAACAGGAAATTCTGGGGATGGACCACGGCAAGATCGCAAAAAGCATTGGAGAAAACTGGAATCTACCCGATCCCCTGGTTCATGCCGCCGCGTTTCACCATCAACCGTCGGCTGCCGGAGAGTATTCATTGTTTGCCGCGGTCATCGGTTTCTCGGATTATCTTTCCAATATGGCGGACGTAAACGAAAATACCGACCCAGAGGCCATGCAGAAGATAAAACAGCAATTTAAGGTCGATCATATGATCGCCATGAAAAAGTTATTTCCGAAATTCAATGCCCAATTCATTGAGCACGCTTTGGTGGAAGTGCTTGAAATTCTCAAGGAAAATGCCCATTTACTTGAGCTTTCCGATTGA